The Macellibacteroides fermentans genome contains the following window.
ATCTGATTATGCGGATCGAATGCATCATCAAGGGAAGGATAGGTTGAAGCTGTAATATGAGTTAGACCATACAGCCATGCGGAAAGTCTATTAAAAAAGTTTCCATTTGGAGTGAGCCCGTTTATGCTTCCACTCCACTCCCGAACATCTTCGCCGTCGTTATCGTTTTGTTCTTTTAGAAGAAAAACAATACGACGTTTACTGTTTCTCCATAATAGATCTTCTTTACCTTTTCGATAAATCAAGCCATCATAGCAAAAACCTTGATGCCCATTTTGAAGCATAGCATTCTTCCACTCACTAAAGAGCTCGTTTAGTTGTTCATTTATCATATCGCTATCAATTAAGGAGAAGTTGTAACAACGAATTTTAAGGTTGACGGTAACTATTTAAGGTTAAGGTCTAAATCTGACCATTTAATAAAAATTCTGTATTAAATTATGGCTTTGTTTGTTCATAAAGTTTCAGAAAGTATATTACGGTCAATAGTGTTCATTAAAAACTGTTGTAATCAATAATTCTCTGTATTTCTCATTTATTAATTTATTAATGCTGCAAAACTACTAATATAATTGAATAAAAAAAATAATATTTTAATTAAATACATTCAACTATAAAAAATCAGAAACATACTTATCCAATCATTCTCGAAATATCTTACAATCCCTGTGTATACAATCTGTCTATACCAAATTATCGCCAATGATAAACACAGCATCCTTAAGAGTAAATCATTACTTTCAGGCAGATAATTAAGAAAATTAATTCATAACATCCACCTGAAAGTCAGATTGGTAAGGGTTAATTTCGGCTCTCTTTATTTTTTTAATGCGGACATAATTGCACCTGCAGTACATCCAATTGCTCCCCCAATCAATGCGGGAACCAAAAGAGGAGCACTAAATACCGCAGCAATACCAACTCCAGCTGTGGCTCCAATGCCGGCAATAGTTGTTGTAGTTAGAACTGCTTTTCCTTTTTCTTCTTCGCTTGCCATAGTTTTCTGATTTTTAAATTATACATTCAATATTAATTCACATGGCAAAAGTCGCAAGAGTAACCGCCAATACCTGGCGGCATATCATTTAATTTAAGATTAAATGATGTACAATTATAAAAAAAGTCCCCGGAAATGTTTTCCGAAGGACTTCCTGGTAAATGTATGTTGTCCGGGATTAACATTTTAAATGCAAATCCTGTTTATTTAAGGATCCTATTTTATTTTATATTGGATCTGATTTGGGTATTAATAGTTTACTGCATAATCCTTTGGGAATTTATCATTTGCAAATGCCTTTTTGGCTGTCCAGTCGGCTGCTGGTGCTGTCCAAAAAGAGTCCGTCGCAGGCAGTCCAAGAGCCAGAAAGCATTCGGACGTAAGGTACATACTTCCATTGTTGCTATATGAATCACCTAACTCAGGCTGTTTGCCGGCAAATCCGATAGTCAGAAATCCTTCAGCATTAAAATTAGTGGGATTCGTAAATATCCGTTTTTGTACAGCAGTAAGCGCTGACCTTACCTGCCCTTCGGAAAGCTTTTCGGGCAATAACTTTTTCCAGGCCAGCAACGATAAGGGCTGGAAAGCTCCTGTACGGTAAGTGAGTGACCGTCCAAAAGGAGGAAAAGTCCCTTCGGGAGATATCATACGCTCCAGTTGTTCCGAATAACGCTGAATTCTTTTTAAAGCCTGATTGTACGCTTTCTTTTCCGATTCGCTTTGTTCGGAAAAGACTTCGAGAATCTCCAACAGCATGGGCTGAATTACAAACGAATTATAGTAATCGTAATGGAAACGCTCTCCATCCATATACCAACCATCACCTGCATACCATTCATTCATCTTTCTGATGGAAAGGTCTACCCGCATCGGATCGTACGATTCGCCAACCGACTTAAAAAAGGCTTCATTCATGGCTGCGAAAAGCAACCAATTTGAGTAGGGAGGTTTAACTCGTCTCAATTGTTTAAGTTCCGATATGATTCTTTCTTTGGTGACCTTATCCTGGGGTTCCCACAATTGTTTAGGTGCTCGTATTAAAGCATTGGAGAAGAATGCCGAATCAACAAGCGGCTGTCCTTCGGAATGCCATAACAGATAATCCGGACTTTTAGGATCTACCGAATGAGCATAACTCTGCAAAGCCCACTCCCTAAGTTGTTTTCTTTGTTTGCCTTCCTGAGTCTCGTCGTCGGGGAGCGAAAGCCACGGGGCCAGGCCGGACATTAAACGGCCGAAACACTCCATATAGGTAACGGATTTATCTCTTCCATCCCAGGATGGGCTGACTTCAACAGACATTCTTTTTCTGAGTTCACCCTTTGCCATGGCAGATAAAACGGGTTCGGCCATTCTATACATCAAGTCGCACCAGTATGCTCTGTCATTTCTATCTGTTACATCTGTTTTTTCTGAAGAATTATGTATGCCGACAGCCTGCGTGTCTTGAGTGATAATTCCTAATGCAGCGCCGGCTGCCATTGTTTTTACAAAATCCCGTCTTTCCATGTAGTATCAGGTCCTATTATCTTAAATTAGTTTTCTGCAATATTGATAGAATGAACAATACGACGTTGCAAAAATAACGCTCTTTTTTGTAAAACAAGTATTATAGTAGAAAACAAACAACTCCCCGCCTCTGATTCATTCATGAAGCGGGGAGTTGTGACTTTATTTAATCTTTGGGGCCAGAACAACTAAATACATGACACAAATTGTTAGAACAATTACCGCGCCGATCTGTCCCGATAAGGCATCGGAAGCAATACCCATCAACAAGGGGAAGACAGCTCCTCCGGAAATTCCCATTACCATGAGACCGGAGATCTCGTTGTTTCGTTGAGGTAAATGAAGCAGCGCTTGCGAAAACATGATTGAAAATACGTTGGAATTACCGAACCCGATCAGCGCTACACAGATGTAAAGCGATAAAAGGCTATGTCCGAAATAAAGTCCGCCAACAGCAATAACCATGGAGGCAACACTGATTATGAAGAATTTTTTGGCAGAAAAACGGGCCAGGATTATAGCTCCGGAGAAACAACCGAGTGTTCGAAACAGAAAATAAAGGCTGGTTGAATATCCCGCATCAGCCAAGGTCATGTCCATACGCTCTATCAGCAACTTCGGTGCCGTAAGGTTGATACCTACATCAATACCTACATGAACCAAGATGCCCAGGAATAACATAAACACAAGCTTATCACCCAACAAACTAAAGCATTCCGAAAATGTAGACTGTTTTCCTTCAATAGGCTGCTCTTTTATATTTGTAAGAGACAAAGTTCCCGCGGCCAATATTGCGATGACTCCAAAAATAGGAAAAAGCATCTTCCAATCGCCGAATGTTATAACTGCCCAAGCAGCTATAATTGGTGCCAGAAACGAAGCAATCGCTTTAACAAACTGGCCGAGTGTGAGGCTGCTGGCCAATCGGTCGCCCGCAACTATGTTGGCAACCAACGGATTTAAAGAGACCTGCATCAATGTATTTCCGATTCCTAACAAAGAAAAAGAAAGCAGCATAAATGCAAAACTGTAACCGACTACCGGAATCAACAAGGCCAGAGCTGTTACAAGCAGACTGATAACTACTGTCTTTCGCCGGCCGATCTTGTTCATCAGCATGCCGGTTGGAACCGAGAAAATCAGGAACCAAAAGAAAACCATGGAAGGCATCAGATTCGCCATGGTATCAGTCAACATAAAATCTTCCTTTATGTAATTCGTAGCAATACCAACCAAATCAACAAAACCCATCGAAAAGAAAGCAAACATCACCGGGATGATACGTGCATAGGAATTTGAACTTTTCATAGACTATAATGCATAAAGTAAATACTCGCGTAAATTATCATACGGTCCACGCTCCGGCTTTGGTACAAACGTATGCAGCTTTATCAACAGCAAACTGATGCGACTCCTGCAATGATTTTCCCTGAATGAGCGATGAGATGAAAGCCCCCGTAAATGAATCGCCGGCTCCTACCGTATCCACCACCTTCACTTTGGTTGTTTGAATGCAGGAATAATCGTCTTTTGTAATTACCTTACTATAATCGGCCCCGGCTGTAAGAATCACTACCTTCAGGTTAAAATGGTTGAGAAACCATCTGCAGGCAGCGTCCTCATCGCATCCATCCAATGGAAACATCTCACGCAGCAACTCTAATTCATCATCATTCATTTTAAAAACGTTGCACAACCGAAGAGATTCTTCAATTATCTGCTTCGAATAAAAATGCTGACGAATATTTATATCCAATATACGATAGGCACTTTGAGGTACCAGGGATAAAATTTCATGAATGGTACTTCTGGATACTACCGAACGCTGTGCCAATGTTCCGAAACAAATCGCATCGGTACGTCTTGCCAGCTGTTTCACCTCATCCGTTGCCGGGATATAATCCCAAGCCACATTCTCTATTATCGTATAATTGGGAATTCCTTCTTTCAGCTGCACCAATACAGTTCCGGTTGGATAATCCACCCTTTCTATGAAATAGCTTAGTTTTATTTTATCAAGCTCTTGCAAAATTTCATCCCCAAGAGCATCCTTACCGATAGCACTGATAGCGTAGCTCTCGGCTCCCAGAAGTGAGGCGTGATAGACAAAATTAACCGGTGCCCCTCCGGCTTTTTTCCCGGATGGAAGCATATCCCACAGAAGCTCTCCAATTCCAACAATTACAGGTTTATTTTTCATGTGCGTACATTTTATTGTTTGTTGTATCTATTATCGGTTGAAACTTTTATTTCCATATGGATTTTAATTCGGTAATTGAGGCTTCGCCCAACCGTATCTGTCCGTTCTCGGCAAAGATCTCGATTATATCAAAATCTTCGGTTGGATAGTATAGATCCGTGATCACCACTTTATTATCCGCTGCAAAAAATTCAAGAGATGTTTTATCCACCACTATTCTCCAGTCAGCGTAATTACCATTTGCAATAAAAGGAACTATATGGGTGAGAGCAAACTTTTCCGAGAAAACTTCACCAACGGCATTGGTACGGTCTACATAAAAGAATGAATCCACATTATCGTACCCCACCGTAATATATTCTCCACGCGAGTTTTTCAATGTAATACCATACTTGGAGGGGAATCCCATTTTTGTTTTATCTGCAATGTCAAATCGAAGTCTGATGTCTACCGGCGACTTGGCAAACGGGATTCTATCCGAGATTGTCATGATGCCTTTTATGTCCTGATTAATAAACTCCACCTTTTCGCCGTACAGTTTTTCAATCTCTTTTACCGGTTCGGATGTAAGCAGGTAGGTGTCCAGCTCTTTAACCAATCCCAGTTCACGCGGGAAGGTAGCAGCTCCGCTCCACTCGATGCAAGGCTTTTCGCCTGCATATTCCCAATTGTTCATCCATCCGATAAGGATCCTGCGGCTTTCGGGAGCGTTGCTCCAGGTTACCCCTGCATAATTATCCTTCCCATAATCCATCCATTGGGTTTTGGATTGTGCCGAAATAAATTCTTTTCCATTAAAATCACCTACAAAATATTGGGTTGCAGAACCTCCGGCAGGTCCTCCGGGATTAATGTTGACAATCAGTACCCACTTGGTTTCATTGGATCCTTTAACCTGCAACGGGAACAGATCCGGACATTCCCAAACACCTCCATGTTCACCACGCCCCTCTCCGAACTCACTCAGATAAGTCCAGTCAAGGCAATTGGGAGATGAGTAGAATTTAATAACCTGCCCTGAAGCGATACTCATAATCCACTGTTTCGAATCATTATGCCAGATAACTTTTGGATCTCTGAAATCGCGGATTCCGGGATTCTTCACAACCGGATTTCCTTTGTATTTGGACCAGGTACGCCCTTTGTCCAGACTATACGCGATAGCCTGAGATTCGATTTCGGTAAACCTGCCCTCTTTTTCCGCCTTCATGTCGTGATAGGTAAAAAAGGCAACTAAAGGAGGATTTTCCTTTGTTCCTAATCCGGAGGTGTTATTGTGGTCGGCAACAGCACTACCGGAAAAGATATAACCCAGACTGTCCGGATAAATTGCTATGGGCATATGCTCCCAGTGAACCAGGTCTGTGCTGATAGCATGCCCCCAGTGCATCGGTCCCCAAACCGACTTTTCGGGATAATGTTGATAAAACAGATGGTATTCTCCTTTGTAATAAACCATTCCGTTGGGATCATTCATCCAATGCTTTTGCGGCGTAAAGTGAACCTGTGGGCGGAACTTTTCCTGAAATTTATTTCCTGCACCTGACTCTTCGTTATCTTTTGATTTAGTCTGCAGACATGCTGTCGTTAAAAATAACATGGATAGCAAATAGACATACGTTGTTTTCATGTAGATCGTTTTAACTCAATGTTTATATTAAGATAATTAGTATTAGTTATATGCTTTTAATCCTCATAGACTTCATATTACGATGACTCGTCTTTATCAGATTAATATTCTATCGCATTTAACAATATTGATTAGTAAGATTTGAAGGCAAACCAAAAATAGTAAAAAAATTGGTTTGCCTTCTATATTATTTACCATCCGTAATTCTGAACATATAACTTTTTGCTAAAGTTAATCTGCTGTTTCGGAATTGGAAAGTATTCGTCTCTGTTTTTTGTAAATTTTGCTTCGCGAAGATGCTCACGTCTAGTTTTCTCAACGGCGAAGTAGCTGTTGAGGTACTCGGCGGCTATTCCCCATCGTACCAGATCAAAGAACCGGAATCCCTCCATTGCAAACTCCATACGGCGCTCCCAACGTAATGCCTGACGGGCAAAGTCGTTTGTCCAGGTGCAATTAATTCCCGGTTGATAGGTACCGACCACAAACTTGCCTGTAGGATCACCTTGAACATCCACTAAACGGGCGGTGCTGTTTGCGGCTCTTTCACGTATGGAATTGATTAGAGGCAATGCCTCTGATTCGCGCCCTAGTTCTATTAGGGCTTCGGCTTTCCATAACAGGACATCATCATAACGGATTATATCCCTGTTTTTTGAACTCGACATAAAGGGATTTACCTTTTCAAAGCAAGGACAATCAGGCAATACAACCTCTTTTAATGACATAAAAGCTCCATAAACCTCAGGTTGTCTGTTCCACCACGCTTCAAAAATAAACTCAGGATTGTATTTGTAGGGAAGTCCGGGTATAGCCACACTGTGATTAAGACGCGGATCCACATTATTTTGTAATAAATCATCCGGAGTATTCAGGTTCTTACTATTGAAATCGGCAAACTTGGGTAATCCTTTATCGTCTGTTTGAAATGAATTTACCAGATTTTGAGAAGCCTGATGAAATCCACAGCATCCATATTCCGGATTCATGGGATAATTTAACATGGCACCCCAATCCAACCGGCCATGTAATGTTCCATCGTTTCTTGAATGCTGAACAGCAAAAATGGATTCTTTACTATTTTCTGTTTCGCAAAGGAAATTATCCGCATAATCGGCATTCAAGCCATATTTTCCGGAATTAATAACTTCGCTGGTCAGATTCACCACCTCCGTTAGTTTATCTTTGTTGATGTTAGTCACATTATGCTTTTCATCTTGTTCGTAGGCTGCATACAATAATGCCTTGGCAAGGTACGATTTGGCCATCCATTTGTTGGCTCTACCCACCTCAGCATTATTATCAGGAAGGGTTTGAGCTGCAAAACGGAATTCTTCTATGATTTTATCCCATAACTGCTGACTTGTAAATTCTACGTTGGACACATTGATGTATTCTTCCACCGGTACTGTTTCGTCGATAAAAGGAATCTGTTTGAACAATAGCTTCAGCTCGAAATAATAATGAGCACGAAGGAATC
Protein-coding sequences here:
- a CDS encoding DUF2264 domain-containing protein, which translates into the protein MERRDFVKTMAAGAALGIITQDTQAVGIHNSSEKTDVTDRNDRAYWCDLMYRMAEPVLSAMAKGELRKRMSVEVSPSWDGRDKSVTYMECFGRLMSGLAPWLSLPDDETQEGKQRKQLREWALQSYAHSVDPKSPDYLLWHSEGQPLVDSAFFSNALIRAPKQLWEPQDKVTKERIISELKQLRRVKPPYSNWLLFAAMNEAFFKSVGESYDPMRVDLSIRKMNEWYAGDGWYMDGERFHYDYYNSFVIQPMLLEILEVFSEQSESEKKAYNQALKRIQRYSEQLERMISPEGTFPPFGRSLTYRTGAFQPLSLLAWKKLLPEKLSEGQVRSALTAVQKRIFTNPTNFNAEGFLTIGFAGKQPELGDSYSNNGSMYLTSECFLALGLPATDSFWTAPAADWTAKKAFANDKFPKDYAVNY
- a CDS encoding MFS transporter, translated to MKSSNSYARIIPVMFAFFSMGFVDLVGIATNYIKEDFMLTDTMANLMPSMVFFWFLIFSVPTGMLMNKIGRRKTVVISLLVTALALLIPVVGYSFAFMLLSFSLLGIGNTLMQVSLNPLVANIVAGDRLASSLTLGQFVKAIASFLAPIIAAWAVITFGDWKMLFPIFGVIAILAAGTLSLTNIKEQPIEGKQSTFSECFSLLGDKLVFMLFLGILVHVGIDVGINLTAPKLLIERMDMTLADAGYSTSLYFLFRTLGCFSGAIILARFSAKKFFIISVASMVIAVGGLYFGHSLLSLYICVALIGFGNSNVFSIMFSQALLHLPQRNNEISGLMVMGISGGAVFPLLMGIASDALSGQIGAVIVLTICVMYLVVLAPKIK
- a CDS encoding carbohydrate kinase family protein, with amino-acid sequence MKNKPVIVGIGELLWDMLPSGKKAGGAPVNFVYHASLLGAESYAISAIGKDALGDEILQELDKIKLSYFIERVDYPTGTVLVQLKEGIPNYTIIENVAWDYIPATDEVKQLARRTDAICFGTLAQRSVVSRSTIHEILSLVPQSAYRILDINIRQHFYSKQIIEESLRLCNVFKMNDDELELLREMFPLDGCDEDAACRWFLNHFNLKVVILTAGADYSKVITKDDYSCIQTTKVKVVDTVGAGDSFTGAFISSLIQGKSLQESHQFAVDKAAYVCTKAGAWTV
- a CDS encoding glycoside hydrolase family 32 protein — protein: MKTTYVYLLSMLFLTTACLQTKSKDNEESGAGNKFQEKFRPQVHFTPQKHWMNDPNGMVYYKGEYHLFYQHYPEKSVWGPMHWGHAISTDLVHWEHMPIAIYPDSLGYIFSGSAVADHNNTSGLGTKENPPLVAFFTYHDMKAEKEGRFTEIESQAIAYSLDKGRTWSKYKGNPVVKNPGIRDFRDPKVIWHNDSKQWIMSIASGQVIKFYSSPNCLDWTYLSEFGEGRGEHGGVWECPDLFPLQVKGSNETKWVLIVNINPGGPAGGSATQYFVGDFNGKEFISAQSKTQWMDYGKDNYAGVTWSNAPESRRILIGWMNNWEYAGEKPCIEWSGAATFPRELGLVKELDTYLLTSEPVKEIEKLYGEKVEFINQDIKGIMTISDRIPFAKSPVDIRLRFDIADKTKMGFPSKYGITLKNSRGEYITVGYDNVDSFFYVDRTNAVGEVFSEKFALTHIVPFIANGNYADWRIVVDKTSLEFFAADNKVVITDLYYPTEDFDIIEIFAENGQIRLGEASITELKSIWK
- a CDS encoding RagB/SusD family nutrient uptake outer membrane protein is translated as MKTMQYIFTCCSLSVLLFSCDSFLDENPKGVLSNEQLNTPENVEKMVIAAYSSLGNDHYTEPNSPWPYGDLRSGDAYKGGAGTGDLQEFHFYETFTYLRDDIGLLDSKWYKEYVAISRANNALARLNAIDEADFSKKMIRIAEMRFLRAHYYFELKLLFKQIPFIDETVPVEEYINVSNVEFTSQQLWDKIIEEFRFAAQTLPDNNAEVGRANKWMAKSYLAKALLYAAYEQDEKHNVTNINKDKLTEVVNLTSEVINSGKYGLNADYADNFLCETENSKESIFAVQHSRNDGTLHGRLDWGAMLNYPMNPEYGCCGFHQASQNLVNSFQTDDKGLPKFADFNSKNLNTPDDLLQNNVDPRLNHSVAIPGLPYKYNPEFIFEAWWNRQPEVYGAFMSLKEVVLPDCPCFEKVNPFMSSSKNRDIIRYDDVLLWKAEALIELGRESEALPLINSIRERAANSTARLVDVQGDPTGKFVVGTYQPGINCTWTNDFARQALRWERRMEFAMEGFRFFDLVRWGIAAEYLNSYFAVEKTRREHLREAKFTKNRDEYFPIPKQQINFSKKLYVQNYGW